The sequence AGCAGCTTTGTCGCTCCACCGGGCCAGACATTGGTGGCGAGGGAGACGCTGACCGATCTGCAGGAAACGGAAGGCACAGCGCCGCCGATCAGCAGCGGCGCAAAACTGCCGCCGCTGCACGTGCTGCCGCAGCTGGTGCCTGATGTGCTGGTGGTCGATATCGGCGTGGCGCAGCGGCTGCTGAACAAGCCGGACCAGGTGTCGCGGCTGCTGATCGGCAAGCCGAAGGGCAAGCCGGCCTCGCTCGCAAGCGTCGTCGGCGAGCAGCTGCAGCGGGTCGAGCCGAACGCGGAGACGGAGCTGGAGCGCCTCACCGACAGTTTTCATCTCAACCTCACGGCGTTCGGCCTGCTCTCGTTCTTCGTCGGCCTCTTCATCGTCAATTCGGCCGTCGGCCTCGCCTTCGAGCAGCGGCTGCCGATGCTGCGCACCTTGCGGGCCTGCGGTGCCTCGGCGCGGCTGGTCAACACGGTGCTGGTGATCGAGCTCGTGGCGCTGGCGCTGGTCGCAGGCCTGATCGGGCTCGTCTGCGGCTATTTCATCGCGGCGGCACTGCTGCCCGATGTCGCGGCCTCGCTGCGCGGGCTTTATGGCGCGCAAATCCCGGGGCAACTCAGCTTGCGGCCTGAATGGTGGCTCGCCGGCATCGGCATCAGCGTTGCCGGCGCGCTCGTGGCAGCGGCGACGAGCCTGATCAAGGCGGTCAGGATGCCGGTGCTGGCCACGGCCCAGCCGCACGCCTGGCAGCAGCGGCAGCGCCGCTGGCTGGTGCTGCAGAGCTGTGCGGCCTGCGCCGTGTTCGCGGTCGCGCTGCTGTTGCTTCACTACGGTCAATCGCTGATCGCAGGCTTTGGCGTGCTGGCCGCACTGATGCTCGGCGCGGCGCTATTGCTGCCGGCGTTCCTAGACATCATCCTGCTCATCGGCCAGCGCAGCGCGCGCGGGCCGATCGCGCTGTGGTTCTGGGCGGACAGCCGGCAGCAGCTCTCCGGCCTGTCGCTGGCACTGATGGCGCTGCTGCTGGCGCTCGCGGTCAATGTCGGCGTGTCCACCATGGTGGAAACCTTCAGCCGCACCTTCATCGGCTGGCTCAACGAGCGGCTCGCGGCGGACGTCTACATCAGCGCCTCCGACAATGCGCAAGGCGTCGCGATCCGCAACTGGCTCAAAGAGCGCAGCGAGGTGCAGGCTATCCTGTCGGGCGGACGCGCTGAGACTCAAGTTCAGGGCCAGCCGGTGGAGCTGCTCGGCCTGCCCGATCACGCGCTCTATCGCGAGCGCTGGCCGCTATTGGAGACCGCGCCGCGCGGCTGGACCCAGCTCGTACCGGGCAATGCCGCCTTCATCAGCGAGCAATTGAGCCGCCGCCTCAACGTCCGCGTCGGAGACGTGATCGAGGTGCCGGCGCCGGGCGGGACCTGGGAGCTCGACATCGTCGGCATCTATGCCGATTACGGCAACCCAAAGGGCCAGCTCGCCGTCAACGTCGCGGCGCTGATCCGGCATTTTCCGCAAACGCCGCAGACACGGATCGGCCTGATCGTCGCGCGCGACAAGATCCCCGGCCTGATCGCGGCCTTGCAGAGGCAGTTTTCGCTCGACGACCGCAGCGTCGCGGACCAGGCGACTGTGAAGGCTGAATCGATCCGCATCTTCAACCGCACCTTTGCGGTGACCTCGGCACTCAATGCGTTCACGCTCGGCGTCGCCGGCATCGCGCTGCTCACCAGCCTGTTGACGCTGGCGAATTCCCGGCTGCCGCAGCTTGCGCCGCTGTGGGCGATCGGCCTGACGCGGCCGCGCCTTGCCGCGATCGAATTGACCAAGACGCTGTCGGTCGCGCTGTTCACGGCGCTGCTGGCCGTGCCGCTTGGACTGCTGGTGGCGTGGTGCCTGATCGCCATCGTGAACGTGAAAGCGTTCGGCTGGCGGCTGCCGTTCCATGTGTTTCCGCTGCAGCTGATCGAGCTGGTCGCGGTCGCGCTGCTCGCCTCGCTGCTTGCGGCGCTGCTGCCGATGCTGCGGCTGGCGCGGATGCAGCCGGCGAACCTCGTCAAGGTGTTTGCCAATGAGCGCTGACAAGATCTCGCGGCGCGCTTTTGCCGGCGGCATCGCCGCACTCGCTGTGGCACGCCGCGCCGGCGCGCAAGGCTATGCCGGGCTCGGCGAGACCGCCGACGGCTTTGCCAGGGTTACGCCGGGAAAGACATTCACCTTTCCCGGGGATCACGGGCCGCATCCGGAGTTTCGCATCGAGTGGTGGTATCTCACGGCGAACCTCACAGACAGCAGCGGCGCGGCCTGCGGCCTGCAATGGACGCTGTTCCGCCAGGCGACTCAGCCTGGTCCGCAGGGCGAGGGCTGGGCCAATCAACAGATCTGGATGGCGCATGCCGCGGTGACGCGCGCCGGCACCCATCGCTTCAGCGAAGTGTTTTCGCGCGGCGGCATCGGGCAGGCCGGCGTCACGGCAAAGCCGTTTGCAGCCTGGATCGACGATTGGGAGATGAAGGGCATTGAGCGCACCGACGATCGCACGCTGGCACCGCTGACGCTGAAAGCCTCAGGCACGGACTTCGGCTACGCGCTGACGCTGGAGGCCGATCGTCCGGTGGTGCTGCAGGGCGATCGCGGCTTCAGCCGCAAGTCCGAGCGCGGGCAGGCGTCGTACTATTACAGCCAGCCGTTCTACCGCGCGCGCGGTACGCTCAGCATCGACGACAACCCGGTGGACGTGACAGGCCAGGCCTGGATGGACCGCGAATGGAGCAGCCAGCCGCTCGACGCCGACCAGACCGGCTGGGACTGGCTGTCGCTGCATCTTGCATCCGGCGACAAGCTGATGCTGTACCGGCTGCGACAGAAGGACGGCAAGGACTATCCGTTCGGCAACTGGATCAGCGCCACGGGCGAGACGCAGATGATTGCGGGTGGCGATATCCGGATGATGCCTAAGGCAACAGCGGAGGTTGCGGGGCGCAAGCTGCCGGTGGAGTGGCAGATCGCGATTCCCTCGCGCTCGTTCTCGATTGTGTGCAAGCCGCTCAATCCAAACGCCTGGATGGGGACCGGCTTCTCCTATTGGGAAGGGCCGATCAGCTTTGCCGGCACGCATGACGGCGTTGGCTATCTCGAGCTGACCGGGTATTGAAGCGCGGACTGGATTCTAGTTTTGACGCGTTTTCTTTACGCGAACCGGTATCCACTTCGCTGGAAAACGCTCTGGGGAAATTCGCGATGTATCATCTCACCGCCCTCGTCACGCTGCTGGCGATCGCATTCTACTTCTTCACCTGCATCAACGTGTCACGCTCGCGCGACAAGACCGGCGTCAAGGTGCCGGCGATGTCGGGCCATCCGGATTTCGAGCGCGCCTTCCGTATCCAGATGAACACGCTGGAATGGATGCCAATTGTCCTGCCGGCGCTCTGGCTGTTTGCGATCTACATCAGCGATGCCATCGCAGCGGCGATCGGCGCGGTGTGGATCGTCGGCCGCATCGTCTATTTCATCGGCTATTCGCAGGCCGCAGCAAAACGAGGCCCCGGATTTGCGATCCAGGCGCTGGCCGCGATTGCGCTGTGGGCGGGGGCGCTGGGCGCGGTGGTGTTGCGGTTGGTGTGAGGCGGGCTGCGCCGCCACACACTCAGTGTCGTCCTGGCGAAAGCCAGGACCCATAACCACAGGGCGTGGTTATGGGCACGATGGTAGCCTCGGCTTGTTTCAACAACATCCAGTCGGGGTAATGGGTCCTGGCTTTCGCCAGGACGAGATTGTCCTTGTTGAACTGCCCTCGCCCTTCACTTCGTCAGCGGACAGCCGCTTTCCTTGGCGGTGAAGAAGGCCTTGTCGCCGGGGACGGTGGCGAGCAGCTTGTAATAGTCCCAGGGCTTCTTCGATTCCGAGGGCTTCTTGACTTCGAACAGATACATGTCGTGGACCATGCGGCCGTTCTCGAGCACCTTGCCGCCCTGCGCGAAGTCGTCGTTGACCGGGAGCTCCTTCAGCTTCTTGGCGACGGCCTCCGGATCCTTCGTGCCGGCGGCCTTGACGGCCTTGAGATAGCTCAGCGTCGCCGAATAGGTGCCGGCGTGGATCATGCTCGGCATCCGGCCGGTGCGCTTGAGGAAGCGTTCGCCGAGATTGCGGGTCTTGTCGTTGAGATCCCAGTAATAGCCCTCGGTCAGCACTAGGCCCTGCGCGGCCTGCAGGCCGAGGCCGTTCACCTCGGCGAGCGTCATCAGGAGGCCGGCGAGTTTCTGACCACTGGCGACGATGCCGAATTCGGACGCCTGCTTGATCGAGTTGGTGGTGTCGAGGCCTGCATTGGCGAGGCCGACGATCTTCGCCTTCGAGCTCTGCGCCTGCAGCAGGAAGGAGGAGAAGTCCGAGGAATTGAGCGGCACGCGCACCGAGCCGACCACCTTGCCGCCATTGGCGGTGACGATCTCGCTGGTGTCCTTCTCCAGCGCGTAGCCGAAGGCGTAGTCGGCGGTGAGGAAGAACCAGGTGTCGCCGCCGGCCTTGGTCAGCGCGCCGCCGGTTCCGACGCCGAGCGCGCGGGTGTCATAGGCCCAGTGGAAGCCGTAGGGCTGGCAGGCATCGCCGGTGAGTCGCGAGGTTGCCGCGCCAACGACGATGTCGATCTTCTTCTTTTCCTTGGAGAGCTCGTGGATCGCGAGCGCGACCGATGAGGTCGTCAGCTCCGTGATCATGTCGACGTTCTCGACGTCGTACCAGCGCCGCGCGATCGAGCTTGCGAGGTCAGGCTTGTTCTGGTGGTCGGCGGTGACGAGCTCGATCTTCTGGCCAAGCACCTCGCCGCCAAAATCCTCGATCGCCATCTTGGCCGCTTCGACCGACCATTTGCCGCCGTAATCGGCGTAGACGCCGGACTGGTCGTTGAGGATGCCGATCTTGACGCCTTGCGCGGAGGCCGGCGCTGCCAGCAGCAGGGCCGAGGTTGCGACGGCGGCCAAAAGGGGTGATTTCATTCTGTTAGCTCCCAGCAGTGTTCTGTTTTGAAATCGCGCGGATATTAGGGAAGAACCCCGCGCGTGCCCACCCATTGCATGTTGGTCGTTAGTATGAAGGGCGTGCTCTGTAAATTGCCGTCGTCCTGGACGAGCGCAGCGTCGATCCAGGACCCATTACCCCAACGAGGAGTTTGGCGAAGACCGGTCACAACCTGCTCGCCCTACAACTTCTCCCTGGGGTAATGGGTCCTGGCTTTCGCCAGGACGACGTTGGGGAAACGCTACGTCGCGACCTCCGGCTTCTTGTCCCGCCGCCCCTCGGCGAGGTTCCGCACCACCACATAGAAGATCGGGGTGAACAGAAGCCCGAACAGGGTGACGCCGATCATGCCGAAGAAGACAGCGACGCCGACGGCCTGGCGCATCTCGGAGCCGGAGCCGGTCGAGATCACCAGCGGCAGCACGCCGAGGATGAAAGCGAAGGAGGTCATCAGGATCGGCCGCAGGCGCAGGCGGCAGGCTTCGATCACCGCCTCCAGCCGCGGCTTGCCTTCGTTCTCGATATCGCGCGCGAACTCGACGATCAGGATCGCGTTCTTCGCCGCCAGTCCCACCAGCACGACGAAGCCGATCTGGGTGAGGATGTTGACGTCCTGCCCCATGATGCGGACGCCGATGGTGGCCGCGAGCAGGCACATCGGCACGATCAGGATCACCGCGAACGGCAGCGTCCAGCTTCCGTATTGCGCGGCGAGCACGAGATAGACGAACAGCACGCAGATCGGGAACACGAGCAGGCCGGCATTGCCGCCGGTGATCTGCTGATAGGACAGATCCGTCCATTCGAAGGTGAAGCCGCTCGGCAGGGTGTCGTCCGCGAGCTTCTTGATGGTGTTGAGCGCGGTGGTCGAGCTGGTGCCCGGCGCCGGCTCGCCCTGCAGCTCGGACGCCGCATAGAGATTGTAGCGCGCGACGCGGTCCGGGCCCGAGACGTCCTTGAACTCGACCACGCTGCCGAGCATCACCATGTCGCCGGAAGCGTTGCGGGTGCGCAGGCGCGAGAGGTCGCTCGGCTCTTTCCGGAACGGGAAATCCGCCTGCGCGGTGACGTGATAGGTGCGGCCGAACAGGTTGAAGTCGTTGACATAGGTCGATCCGAAATAGGTCTGAATCGTGTCGTTGATGTTGGCGATGGGCACACCGAGCTTCTGCGCCTTGGTGCGGTCGATGTCGACGAAGAGCTGCGGCGTGTTAGCCGAGAACGGCGAGAACACCGTGGGGCCGAGCAGCAAGGGCGATTTGCGCGCCGCGGCGACAAGCTCGTCGGTGGCCGCGGCGAGCAGCTCAGGCCCGCGGCCCTGACGGTCCTGGATGCGGATGGTGAACCCGCCGCCGGTGCCGATGCCCGGCACGGCCGGCGGCGGAATCACGATGATGAAGGCGCCCTGGATCGCAGACAGGCGCTTGCGCAGCTCGACTGTGATGGCGTTGGCGGTCAATCCCTTCTTGATCCGAACCTCGGGCTCATCGAACACCGGGAATAGCGCTGCCGCGTTGCCGGCCTGCGTGCGCGTCGCGCCCGAGAAGCCGGCGAAGGCCGCGACGCGGACGATGCCCGGCGTATCCAGCGATATACGTTCGATCTCGCGCACGACCTCGGTGGTACGCGCCAGCGAGGCCGCGCCGGGCAATTGCACTGAGATGATGACGTAGCCGCGATCCTGCGCGGGGATGAAGCCCTGCGGCGTCGTCACGATCAGCCAGCCGGCGCTGCCGATCAGCACGACATAGATCAGGATCATCACCACCGAATGCCGGATCACGAAATTGGCAAGGCCGGCATAGCCATGGGCGAGACGGTCGAATGTGCGGTTGAACACGCCGGTGAAGGCATTCCAGCCGCGCGCGATGACATTCCAGCTCGCCGGCGGCCGTTTCTCCTCGTGCGGCGTGAGGATTTGCGAGGCCAGTGCCGGCGACAGCGTCAGCGAGCAGAAACAGGAGATCGCGGTCGCGACCGCAATGGTGACGGCGAATTGCTGGAAGAACTGCCCGGAGATGCCGCCGAGGAATGCGGTCGGCACGAACACCGCGCACAGCACCAGCGCAATCGAAACCAGCGCGCCGCCGACCTCCTCCATGGTCTTGAGCGCGGCATCGCGCCGGCTCAGGCCGTGCTCGAGATGGCGTTCGACGTTCTCGACCACGACGATGGCGTCGTCGACGACGATACCGACTGCAAGCACGAGGCCGAACAAGGTGAGATTGTTGATGGAGAAGCCGAGCGCCGCCATTACCGCAAAAGTGCCGACCAGCGAGACCGGGATCGCGATGATCGGAATGATCGCGGGCCGCCATCCCTGCAGGAACACCAGCACGACGATGACCACGAGCAGCATCGCCTCGTAGATCGTCTTGATCAGCTCGTGAACCGACTGGGCGATGAACTCGGTCGGGTTGTAGCCGATATTGTAGTCGAGGCCTTTCGGAAAACTCTCCTTCAGCTTCGCCATGGTGTCGGAGATGTGCTTCGCGGTCGCGAGCGCGTTCGACCCGGGCCGCTGCGTCACCAGCATGGCGACCGCCGATTTGCGCAGCAGGAAGCTGTTGGTGGAATAGGCGAGCGCGCCGAGCTCGATGCGGGCAACGTCGCGCAGCCGCACCGTGCGGCCGTCGGCGCCGGCCTTGATCAGGATGTCCTCGAACTGCTTCTGGTCCTTGAGCCGCCCCGTGAATGTCAGGTTCGGCTGGAAGGCGCGGTCGGCGATCGGCGGCTCGGCGATCTGGCCGCCCGCGATCTGCACGTTCTGGGCACGGATCGCGGCCAGCACCTCGGTGGAGGTCAGGCCGAGATTGGCGATGCGGTCGGGATCGAGCCACAGCCGCATCGAATAGTCGCGGGCGCCGAAGATCTGGATGTCGCCGACGCCGTCGATGCGCAAGAGCTGGTCGCGAACCTGCAGCAGCGCGTAGTTCGAGATGTAGAGCTGGTCGAACGTGTCGTCGGGCGACAGCATGAACACGACCATCAGGATGTCGGGCGAGTTCTTGCGCGTGGTGACGCCGTTGCGCTGGACTTCTTCGGGCAGTCGCGGCTGCGCGATCGCGACGCGGTTCTGCACCAGCACCTGGGCCTTGTCGAGATCGGTGCCGAGCTTGAAGGTGACGGTGATGGTGAGCTGGCCGTTCGAGGTCGCCTGGCTGTAGAGATACAGCATGTCCTCGACGCCGTTGATCTCCTGCTCGATCGGAGCTGCGACCGTGTCGGACACGGTCTGCGCGGAGGCGCCGGGATATTGCGTGGTGACCACCACGGTGGGCGGCACCACTTGCGGATATTCGGAGACCGGCAGCGTGGTGTAGGCGAGCGCGCCGACGATCAAGAGCACGATCGACAGCACCATCGCCAGGATGGGCTGGTTGATGGAGAGACGGCCGAGATTCATGACTTGCCACCAGCCGGGGCTTGCGCGGTCTGCGGAGCGACCTTGGCGCCGACGCGGGCACGCTGGATGCCGTTGACGATGACGCGGTCGTCGGCCTTCAGGCCTTCGCGGATCACGCGCAGGCCTTCGTCGAGCGGCCCGAGCACGACCGGGCGCGCCTCGACCGTGTCATCAGGCTTGACCACGAACACGATCTTGCGGGACTGGTCGGTCGCAACGGCGACGTCCGGGATCAGCAGCGCCTCGTAGGGCGCGCTGCCGATCAGGCGGACGCGACCGAACTGGCCGGGCAGGATCGACAGATCGGTGTTCTTGATGACGGCACGGCTGCGCAGCGTGCCGGTGGAGACGTCGAGGCGGTTGTCGAGGAAGTTGATGGTACCTTCATGCGACGGCTTGGTCTCGCCGGCGAGCGACACCTGCACCGGGTTTGCCGTATCGCGCGAGCTCGGACGCTTACCTTCGAACCACAGCTTGCTGTATTTGATGAAGGTCGCCTCATCCATGTCGAAATAGACGTAGATCGGATCGAGCGCAACGATCGAGGTGAGCAGCGTCGAGGTGCCGGTATCGCTACCCTGCACGAGATTGCCCGGGCTGACGAGATGGCGGCTGACGCGCCCGGTGAGCGGCGCGGTCACATGGGTGAATTCGATGTTGAGCCGTGCAGCCTTCAGCGCGCCCGCGGCCTGCACTTCCGCGGCATGCGCGGCCTGCAGGGCCTGGCGGCGCTGGTCGACGACCTGCTCGGACACGGCGCTGGTCTGCACCAGGTTCAGGCCGCGATCGAGCTCGCGCTTTGCAAGCTCGACCTTGGCGCGGGCGTCGGAGAGCTGGCCGTCCGCTTGTTCCGCCACCGCCTCGAACGGGCGCGGGTCGATCACGTAGAGCAGGTCTCCCTGACGCACGATGGCGCCGTCCTGGAATTCGACCGAGTTGACGAAGCCGCCGACGCGCGGACGCACCTGGACTTCCTCGACCGCCTCGAAGCGGCCGGTGAACTCGTCCCAATCGGTGACGGTGCGCTTGACCGGCTGGGCGACGGTCACCGGCGCGGGCGGCGGCGCGGCGGCCTGCGAGGTCGGCTGTCCGCAACCGGCGAGGGCGAATGAAGTGGCGAGGAGGCCCGCTATTGCGCAATGCCGCATCTGAACGAAATCGTGCTTTTTGACAAATCGCTCGCTTCCGTCCGGTCCAATCATCCCAGGTCCTCACTCAAAAAACCGCGGAAAAAGCAGGGTGTTCGCCACCGCGCGGGCCCTACAGGATGGGCGGCAATGATGAACACTTCAAGACCAATGCGCGTGCAATGCCCGCACGAGCGCCCTGGCCGGATGGCGGGTTGACAGGGGAGTTAGTCGGCCTCGCGCGCACCGATTAGTGGGCAAGACTCGAATGGACTTATTCGCGGGGCTCATGAATGGAGCGGGCACGATGACTACGGTGCAATCGGTGTCACCCTCCCCCTCCAGGGGAGGGTAAGAGCCGTGCCAGCGTCTTCGCGCATGACGGGCGGCGGCTGCTCGGCTAGACTTCTCCGTACAAAACAAAACGAATTTGTCCGGGGAGGACAGGCGTGTACCAGGGACGTGTCGTTTACGGCGCGATCGAGGAGGTCGTGTTCGGCCATCCTGCGGCCGGCGCGATCGCGGCGCAGATGGACCGGTTGGGAGCGCGCCGCGCCTTCCTGATGGTCTCAGGGACGCTGAACCGGCAGACCGACGAAATCGAGAAGATCAAGCAAGCTTTGGGTTCCCGTTGTGCCGGCCTGTTCGACGCGATGCCGGCGCACACGCCGCGCGAGGCGGTGATCGCGGCTACTCGCGCGGCGCGCGAGGTGGCCGCCGACCTGATCGTCACCGTCGGCGGCGGCTCGATCACCGACGGCGCCAAGGCCGTGCAGCTCTGTCTTGCCAACGGCATCGATACGATCGACGGCATTGAGCGCATCCGCGTGCACAAGGGTGTCGCGCCCGAGATGAATGCGCCGACCGTGCGCCAGGTCAGCGTGCCGACCACGATTGCCGGCGGCGAGTTCTCATCGATTGCCGGCGTCACCGACCGCAGCACCAATGTGAAGCAGATGCTGCGGCATCCGCTCACTGTGCCGCGCGCGACCATCCTCGACCCCGCTATCACCGTGCACACGCCGGAATGGCTGTTCCTCTCCACCGGCATCCGTGCCGTCGACCATTGCGTCGAGGCGATCTGCTCGCGCGAGACGCACCCTTACGCGGACGCGCAATCGGTCAAGGGCCTTGCCATGCTTGCCGATGCGCTGCCGCGGGTGAAGGCCGATTCCAGCGATCTCGATGCACGCATGGATGCGCAGATCGGAACCTGGCTGTCGATGGGCGCGCTCGCCGCCGGCGTGCCCATGGGCGCGAGCCACGGCATCGGCTACGTGCTGGGCGCGGCCTTCGGCGTGCCGCACGGCCACACCTCCTGCGTCATGCTGCCGGCGGTGATGCGCTGGAATGCGCGCGACAATGCCGAGCGGCAGATGATCGTTGCGGCCGCGATGGGTTTTCCCGGCCATAACGCCGCCGACGTGCTCGATGCCTTCATCCGCTCGCTCGGCATGCCGCGCAGCCTCGCGGACGTGCACGTCTCGCCGGAGCATTTCGACGCCATCGCCGAACAGGCCATGCGCACGAACTGGATCCCGCGCAACCCGCGCAAGATCGACGGCCCCGCCGACATCAAGGAAATCCTGTTTCTCGCCGCATGATCCAAGCCGGAGGATAGATGTACACTGGTCACCATGCCCGCCTGCGTCCGCTGCAGCCTGCATTCATCATGGCGGCGACTGGCGAGGCCGTCACCTATCGCGAGCTGGACGCACGCAGCAATCGCCTCGCGCATCTGTTCCGCAAGCACGGCCTGAAGCGGCTCGACCACTATTCGATCTTCATGGAGAACAATTCGCGCTATCTCGAAGCCTGCGGCGCGGGCGAGCGGTCCGGGCTGTACTACACCTGCATCAACTCCTTCCTGACGCCGGGCGAGCTCGCCTATCTCCTCGTCAACAGCCAGTCGAAGATCCTGATCACGTCGGTGGCGAAGCTCGACATCGCGCGCGAGGCGATCGAGGCCTGCCCTGAGGTCAAGCTCTGCATCGTCGCCGATGGTCCCGGCGAGAGCGAGCGCATCGTCGGTCTCGCGGATGTCACTGCCAATCTGCCGAAGACGCCGATCGCCGATGAGTGGCTCGGCACGGCGATGCTTTATTCCTCCGGCACGACGGGACGGCCGAAGGGCATTTTGCGGCCGCTGCCGGAGGAGCCGCCAAAGCACAATCTGCCGCTGTTCGATTTCCTCACCAAGCTGTGGCACTACCGCGAGGGCATGGTCTACCTCTCGCCGGCCCCGCTCTATCACTCGGCGCCGCAGGCTGCCGTCAATCTCACGATCCGCATGGGCGGCACCGTGATCATCATGGAGAGCTTCGATCCCGAACGCTATCTCCAGCTCGTCGAGCAATGGGGCATCACCCACACCCAGCTGGTGCCGACGATGTTCTCGCGGATGCTGAAGCTGCCGGAGGAGGTGCGCCAGCGCTACGACCTGTCGTCGCTCGAGATCGCGATCCATGCCGCGGCGCCCTGCCCGGCCTTGGTCAAGGACGACATCATCAAATGGTGGGGTCCGATCATCCACGAATATTATGGCGCCACCGAAGGCCTCGGCTTCACCGCCTGCAACAGCGAGGAATGGCTTAGCCATCGCGGCACCGTCGGCAAGGTACTGCTGGGCGACCTCCATATTCTCGACGAGAACATGAATCCGTGCCCGACCGGGACGTCCGGGCAAGTGTGGTTCAAGACGGGATCGCCGTTCGAATATTTCAACGATCCGGAGAAGACCAAGGAGGCGCGCTCGGCCGATGGCAGCATGAGCACGGTCGGTGACGTCGGCTATGTCGACGCCGACCGCTTCCTCTATCTGACCGACCGCGCGACCTTCATGATCATCTCGGGCGGGGTGAACATCTATCCGCAGGAATGCGAGAACCTGCTGATCACTCACCCGAAGGTCGCCGATGCCGCGGTGTTCGGCGTGCCCAATCCCGATCTCGGCGAAGAGGTGAAGGCGGTGGTGCAGCCGATGCCCGGCGTAAGGCCGGGCGAGGCGCTCGCAGAAGAGCTGATCGCGTTCTGCGGCCAACAGCTGTCGCGGCAGAAGGTGCCGCGCTCGGTGGACTTCGAGAAGGAACTGCCGCGGCTGCCCACGGGCAAGCTGTACAAGCGGCTGCTGCGGGATCGGTATTGGGGGAACAAGACATCGCGGATTGTGTGAGGTCTTCACCGCCTCTCCCCGCGTGCGGGAGAGGCCGAAATTCAAGCGCAGCTTGAATTTCGGGTGAGGGGAGCTTCCGCGAACCCAACTCTCACCGTCGCCGCGGAGACTACCCCTCACCCCAACCCTCTCCCCGCAAGCGGGGCGAGGGAGCGCACCTTCGCCGCAGTTCCAGCAACGCGAGCACACGATGTCCGTTCGCACCTGCACTCTCACATTGTGAGAGAGTGAAACCTGCGGCCTTACGTCATCCGAATTGCCGAGAGCGCAGCTGGCCTTGCCCGTTGCCTCGCTGCACCTGCCTCGCTATCGTCCTGACAAACAGGCCGGAAAAGGCCCAAGAGACTAATGTCCAGGGAGGACGAGGATGCGGAGCGTGCGGGCGCTCGCCGCGACGGCGGCGCTATCTTTGCTGGCGTTTTCGACCATTGCATTCGCCGGCGGGCCCAAGCAGGGCGGTATCCTGCGGATGTATCATCGCGACAGCCCCGGCAATGCCTCGATCCATGAAGGCGCGACCTACTCGCTCAATGTTCCCTTCATGCCCGTGTTCAACAACCTCGTCATCTACAAGCAGGACGAGGCGCAGAACAGGATGGACAACATCCTTCCGGAACTCGCCGAGAGCTGGGCCTGGGTCAACGACAACAAGACCCTGACCTTCAAGCTGCGCCAGGGCGTCAAATGGCACGACGGCAAGCCGTTCACCTCGGCGGACGTCAAATGCACCTTCGACATGCTGATGGGCAAGGCGCAGCAGA is a genomic window of Bradyrhizobium sp. CB1717 containing:
- a CDS encoding ABC transporter permease, yielding MRRALWVLAVLLSHWRRHGMQFATLLIGLIAATALWSGVQAINQQARNAYDRAAPTFGGVRTAMLVAPNAATFPQELFVKLRRAGWPVSPVLEGRVQINGRSVRLLGIEPVTLPVDVGNAPRLGASDLSSFVAPPGQTLVARETLTDLQETEGTAPPISSGAKLPPLHVLPQLVPDVLVVDIGVAQRLLNKPDQVSRLLIGKPKGKPASLASVVGEQLQRVEPNAETELERLTDSFHLNLTAFGLLSFFVGLFIVNSAVGLAFEQRLPMLRTLRACGASARLVNTVLVIELVALALVAGLIGLVCGYFIAAALLPDVAASLRGLYGAQIPGQLSLRPEWWLAGIGISVAGALVAAATSLIKAVRMPVLATAQPHAWQQRQRRWLVLQSCAACAVFAVALLLLHYGQSLIAGFGVLAALMLGAALLLPAFLDIILLIGQRSARGPIALWFWADSRQQLSGLSLALMALLLALAVNVGVSTMVETFSRTFIGWLNERLAADVYISASDNAQGVAIRNWLKERSEVQAILSGGRAETQVQGQPVELLGLPDHALYRERWPLLETAPRGWTQLVPGNAAFISEQLSRRLNVRVGDVIEVPAPGGTWELDIVGIYADYGNPKGQLAVNVAALIRHFPQTPQTRIGLIVARDKIPGLIAALQRQFSLDDRSVADQATVKAESIRIFNRTFAVTSALNAFTLGVAGIALLTSLLTLANSRLPQLAPLWAIGLTRPRLAAIELTKTLSVALFTALLAVPLGLLVAWCLIAIVNVKAFGWRLPFHVFPLQLIELVAVALLASLLAALLPMLRLARMQPANLVKVFANER
- a CDS encoding lipocalin-like domain-containing protein — protein: MSADKISRRAFAGGIAALAVARRAGAQGYAGLGETADGFARVTPGKTFTFPGDHGPHPEFRIEWWYLTANLTDSSGAACGLQWTLFRQATQPGPQGEGWANQQIWMAHAAVTRAGTHRFSEVFSRGGIGQAGVTAKPFAAWIDDWEMKGIERTDDRTLAPLTLKASGTDFGYALTLEADRPVVLQGDRGFSRKSERGQASYYYSQPFYRARGTLSIDDNPVDVTGQAWMDREWSSQPLDADQTGWDWLSLHLASGDKLMLYRLRQKDGKDYPFGNWISATGETQMIAGGDIRMMPKATAEVAGRKLPVEWQIAIPSRSFSIVCKPLNPNAWMGTGFSYWEGPISFAGTHDGVGYLELTGY
- a CDS encoding MAPEG family protein produces the protein MYHLTALVTLLAIAFYFFTCINVSRSRDKTGVKVPAMSGHPDFERAFRIQMNTLEWMPIVLPALWLFAIYISDAIAAAIGAVWIVGRIVYFIGYSQAAAKRGPGFAIQALAAIALWAGALGAVVLRLV
- a CDS encoding ABC transporter substrate-binding protein, yielding MKSPLLAAVATSALLLAAPASAQGVKIGILNDQSGVYADYGGKWSVEAAKMAIEDFGGEVLGQKIELVTADHQNKPDLASSIARRWYDVENVDMITELTTSSVALAIHELSKEKKKIDIVVGAATSRLTGDACQPYGFHWAYDTRALGVGTGGALTKAGGDTWFFLTADYAFGYALEKDTSEIVTANGGKVVGSVRVPLNSSDFSSFLLQAQSSKAKIVGLANAGLDTTNSIKQASEFGIVASGQKLAGLLMTLAEVNGLGLQAAQGLVLTEGYYWDLNDKTRNLGERFLKRTGRMPSMIHAGTYSATLSYLKAVKAAGTKDPEAVAKKLKELPVNDDFAQGGKVLENGRMVHDMYLFEVKKPSESKKPWDYYKLLATVPGDKAFFTAKESGCPLTK